In Aptenodytes patagonicus chromosome 6, bAptPat1.pri.cur, whole genome shotgun sequence, one genomic interval encodes:
- the PPIG gene encoding peptidyl-prolyl cis-trans isomerase G, with protein MGVKVQRPRCFFDIAINNVPAGRVVFELFSDVCPKTCENFRCLCTGEKGTGKSTQKPLHYKSCLFHRVVKDFMIQGGDFSEGNGRGGESIYGGFFEDESFAVKHNKEFLLSMANRGKDTNGSQFFITTKPTPHLDGHHVVFGQVISGQEVVREIENQKTDASSKPYAEVRILSCGELIPKSKAKKEEKKRHKSSSSSSDSESSSDSESSSDSSSDSESASEEKSKKRKKKHKKNSKKHKKEKKKRKKSKKSSSSESEDENPEAQPLSTVRPEEIPPVPENRFLMRKSPPKVDEKEKERKSREKERESNLSNSQSTYQRRLLVTRSGRKIKGRGPRRYRTPSRSRSRDRFRRSETPPHWRQEMQRAQRMRVSSGERWIKGDKSEINENKKDNQKSPGRGKERKVSDHRQVSESPSRRGEKEKKKDHKSSSKDRETRRNSEKDDKHNKSKAKKRAKSRSHSKSREKSKSKERDSKHSRHDEKRIRSRSKERDHEKGREKEKRYDSRGRDKERSRSKERSKRAGSRSNEQDHRRSKDREKRKSRSKEREHARGKHSSSSRTRDRSKSRDRGRRGRSRTRDRDRSRSKDYSRNRDRETRRRGRSRSRERRGTPDKYRGRENRRRRESRSSEREESQSRNRDRYSNRESRSSYKRNDTESQRKRRSKSRESSSPESSKDKKSSRDQDRSPDSKKRPSSKERESKKSYSRSSKEKEKTRSSAEKEINQKSKSQERDHAPSKDKKSDHETSPGTDDDRHG; from the exons ATGGGAGTAAAGGTCCAGAGACCTCGTTGCTTTTTTGACATAGCCATCAACAATGTACCTG ctggaaGAGTGGTCTTTGAACTGTTTTCAGATGTGTGTCCAAAGACATGTGAGAATTTTCGCTGCCTTTGCACAG GTGAAAAGGGTACAGGAAAATCCACCCAAAAGCCATTGCATTACAAAAGTTGTCTGTTTCACAGGGTTGTGAAAGATTTTATGATCCAAGGAGGTGACTTCAGTGAAG GAAATGGCAGGGGAGGAGAATCCATTTATGGTGGCTTTTTTGAAG ATGAAAGCTTTGCTGTAAAGCACAACAAAGAATTTCTCCTCTCAATGGCCAACCGAGGGAAAGATACAAATGGTTCACAGTTCTTTAT AACAACTAAACCTACACCTCACCTAGATGG ACATCATGTTGTTTTTGGACAAGTCATCTCAGGTCAGGAAGTTGTGAGAGAaatagaaaaccagaaaacagatGCATCTAGTAAACCATATGCTGAAGTACGCATACTGAGTTGTGGAGAGTTAATTCCAAAATCCAAAG ccaagaaagaagaaaagaaaagacacaaGTCGTCTTCCTCATCCAGTGACTCGGAAAGTTCAAGTGATTCAGAATCATCTTCTGATTCATCATCGGATTCTGAGAGTGCTTCAGAAGAGAAATCTAAAAAacgaaaaaagaaacacaagaaaaattccaagaaacataagaaagaaaagaaaaagagaaagaaaagcaagaaaag ctcATCCAGTGAAAGTGAGGATGAAAACCCTGAAGCACAGCCATTATCTACTGTCCGTCCTGAAGAAATTCCTCCTGTACCTGAAAACCGGTTCCTGATGAGGAAAAGTCCTCCTAAAgtagatgagaaagaaaaagagaggaaaagcagagagaaggaaagagaaag taatcTATCGAATTCACAGTCAACATACCAGAGGAGGCTGTTAGTGACGagatctggaaggaaaataaaaggaagaggacCAAGG CGTTATCGGACACCTTCCAGATCCAGGTCAAGAGATCGATTCCGACGCAGTGAAACTCCTCCACATTGGAGGCAAGAAATGCAAAGAGCTCAAAGAATGAGAGTGTCTAGCGGAGAACGATGGATAAAAGGGGACAA gagtgaaataaatgaaaacaagaaagatAATCAAAAAAGcccaggaagaggaaaagagaggaaagtaTCAGACCACAGGCAAGTTTCTGAAAGTCcaagcagaagaggggaaaaagagaagaaaaaagatcacAAATCCAGCAGTAAAGACAGGGAGACAAGAAGGAATTCAGAAAAAGATGACAAGCATAACAAAAGCAAGGCCAAGAAAAGAGCTAAATCTAGAAGCCATAGTAAAAGCCGAGAGAAatcaaaaagtaaagaaagagacTCTAAGCACAGTAGACATGATGAAAAGAGAATAAGATCAAGAAGCAAAGAGAGAGACCATGAGAAaggtagagaaaaagaaaagcgcTATGATTCTAGAGGGAGAGATAAAGAAAGAAGTAGGAGCAAGGAGAGAAGCAAAAGGGCAGGCTCAAGAAGTAATGAACAAGACCATAGGAGGAGTAAAGACAGGGAGAAACGTAAGTCAAGAAGCAAAGAGCGTGAGCATGCTAGAGGAAAGCATAGTTCCAGCAGTAGAACAAGGGATCGAAGCAAAAGCCGAGATAGGGGTAGGAGAGGAAGATCGAGAACCAGAGACAGAGATCGCAGTAGAAGTAAAGACTATTCAAGGAATAGAGATAGAGaaacaagaagaagaggaagatcaagaagcagagaaaggagaggTACGCCAGATAaatacagaggaagagaaaataggaggaggagagaatCAAGGAGCTCAGAGAGGGAGGAAAGTCAAAGCAGAAACAGGGACAGGTATTCAAATAGAGAAAGTAGAAGCTCGTATAAGAGGAATGATACCGAAAGCCAAAGGAAGAGGCGTTCAAAAAGCCGTGAAAGTAGCAGTCCTGAATCCAGTAAAGATAAGAAGTCTAGTAGAGATCAGGATAGAAGTCCAGACTCAAAAAAGAGACCAAGTAGCAAAGAGAGAGAATCAAAAAAATCATATTCACGCAgcagtaaagaaaaggaaaagaccaGATcctcagcagaaaaagaaataaaccaaaaatcaAAGAGTCAGGAAAGAGATCATGCCCCTAGTAAGGATAAAAAGTCTGATCATGAAACAAGTCCTGGAACAGATGACGACAGGCACGGATGA